From Lemur catta isolate mLemCat1 chromosome 19, mLemCat1.pri, whole genome shotgun sequence, a single genomic window includes:
- the CXCL8 gene encoding interleukin-8, with translation MTSKLVVALLAAFLLSAALCEAAVLARMGTELRCQCIKTHSTPFHPKFITELRVIESGPHCENSEIIVKLVDGRELCLDPKEKWVQKVVQIFLKRAEKQES, from the exons ATGACTTCCAAGCTGGTTGTGGCTCTCTTGGCAGCCTTCCTGCTTTCTGCAGCTCTGTGTGAAG CTGCCGTTCTGGCAAGGATGGGCACAGAACTTCGATGCCAGTGCATAAAGACGCACTCCACGCCTTTCCACCCCAAATTTATTACAGAGCTGAGAGTGATTGAGAGTGGACCACACTGTGAGAATTCAGAAATCAT TGTAAAGCTTGTCGACGGAAGAGAGCTCTGCCTGGACCCCAAGGAAAAGTGGGTGCAGAAGGTTGTGCAGATATTTTTGAAGAG ggcTGAGAAGCaagaatcatga